ATACAGGAGGGAAGTCATCAGTTTTAGGTTCTATAAAGAAACCACCACAAGTTAATGGGCGAACATCTGCTACTTTAGCGCATTTTTCGGCAGAATCTATAGTTCCCAAAGGAATGCGGTCTCCTGCGCCAAAGGCATTACAGGTTGCAGCATATCGAATAGTCCGGCCATCTCGAATCTGTACGATTGTATCCCCGGCATCTTTAATTTGCCTGGATACCGTAGGTTGACTCAGATTTGTTGCAAACTGAATCTCTTTTGATGTGGACGGGCCGCGCCTTAAATACTCTATAATTGATGGCATAACTCACCTTAATGTTTTAAATAACGAATAGTTTAATGAATAATATCATACTGCTAAACTTTCCGTTAATTTTTAAGGTATTATGTCATTAAATAACAATTGTTGGAATAGATTTATGAATAACTTTATGAATTATCTAATAACCGTGCCCTTGCCGGTCCCGCTCGGTCCGGCAAGGGCCGTGGTTGTATTGCAGGGCACCCGGAAATTAACATTTTCACGGAAGAGAACCCAAACTTTCCCATGACGTCGGCAATTTCACCCTTGCCGAACATCAGGGCCTGCCCCGAAAACATCAATTCTGCCCTTTGTCGGCATTTTAATAATTTCGGGATACTGGTTTGGGTAGCACGGCTTTTCTGTGGAAAAGAAAAATCAGAACCGCCAGGTCAGCCGCACCCCGAACTCTCCCGGGTCAGAGAGCGTGACCCATTTTTCCGCCTTTGGGTAATGCTCTTCATCCAAGATATTTTTGCCATAGATATAGAAGTCAACATGTTCCCACTCGTAGCCAATCTTGGCATTGACCAGCTCATAGGCATCCATCTCGTATTCGTTGGCGTTGTCCAGATAGGATTTTCCGTAGCCGGTCACGTCCACGCCGGCATACACCTTCCCCCTCGCGCTCATTGCCGGGCTTTTTAGTAATGACATTAATAACGCCGGCCAGGGTGTTTTTACCGTATAGTGTTCCCTGTGGCCCCCGTAGTACCTCCACCCGCTCCACACCGTTCATCATGCTCATGAAACCAACTGTACCTGTGGCCGGCACCCCATCAACATAGAGTCCGATTGCTAAACTACCGGTATTCGAGCTAATCCCCCTTACGGAGGGTACTCCAGCATTGGTCTTTGATACATTGGGGATATAATTGTATAAATCTCCAAGATTCTTGATCTCCAGATCTTCGAGGGCAAGATCGTCCAACACGGAAACACTCACCGGCACGTCCCGGAGATTTTCCTCGGTTTTCTGGGCCGTGACGGTAATGTCACCCAAATGAACCTCTTTTTTTTCTCTGTGTTTTCAGCTTTTGCAGTTACGGCAAGACCGATTATCAGTAGAGTCAACAGTATTTTTTTCATCACATTCCTTCTCCTTTTCAGTTTTTATCTTTCCTTGATGCCCGCGAAAACAAAACTGTCCGACCATACATGTAATTGACCAAACTTACATTTTTTCAAAATAATAAAAAGTTCGTTAAAGAAAATATTTGTATGGATCGAGAAGATAGAGGGGGGGTGCCAGAGCGTGTTTTATTTTAGGAAAAATTTAGGGCTTTGACCAAAATATTTCGTAAATTCGGAGGTAAAACTGCTTTGCCGGGAGTATCCGACTTCCAGGGCAATTTCAGTAACTGTCTTTGTACTGTTTTGCAATAAATTTTTTGATTTTTCCAACCGGCAAATACGCAAATATTCAAAGATACTGGCACCATATATTTTGCGGAAGTACTGGTTCAGGGTTGTTTTATTGACCCCAACCCGCCGGGCAAGGTCAGCAAGGGACGGGGGGGGCTGTCATGTTGTTGAGAAGAATATCTCTGGCCTGCAGAATAAAATCACTATTATTGACATTGCCCATGGGAGAAAAGGCGAACTGATGTTTGCATTCATTGCATTGTAATTGTGCAAAACCAAGAACAATAAGTTCCAGCACCTTACTTTCGAGAAAAAACCGTTTCGCGTTACCCCGATACCTGCAGCCAAGGATTTCATGCAGTCGCAGGTTCATTAATGGGGTGATGGTCAATGGCTGGCGATAATGATGCCTTGATCCGGGTGATGTAAGAACTTTATTCAATGGAGCGGGCATTTCGTTGCCGCTCCAGAATTCTTCCACCACCCACGGTTCCATGCCAATTCCGATACTACGAAACTTTGCCTTCCCGGACATTCGTATCACGC
This window of the uncultured Desulfobacter sp. genome carries:
- a CDS encoding TonB-dependent receptor, translated to MGDITVTAQKTEENLRDVPVSVSVLDDLALEDLEIKNLGDLYNYIPNVSKTNAGVPSVRGISSNTGSLAIGLYVDGVPATGTVGFMSMMNGVERVEVLRGPQGTLYGKNTLAGVINVITKKPGNEREGEGVCRRGRDRLRKILSGQRQRIRDGCL